From the genome of Thauera chlorobenzoica:
CACCGCCTCGTAGCCGACCAGCTTTTCGAGCAGGGCGGCGGGTGAATTCCAGGTGATGCGCTGCAGTTCGAGGAAGCCGACGTCGAACCAGGCCGACAACCGGGTCTCGAGTTCGCGGTCGAGCGGCTTCAGCGCGGGGTCGTCGGCCAGATAGCGCAGCAGGTCGGCGCGCAGGTCGACGAGGAACTTGACTCCCTGCGGAATGGCGTTGAACTGGGTGAGGATGCGCAGCCGGCGCGAACGCATCGCCGCCCGCAGCCGGGCTTCGGCATCCCATTGTGCCGGTGTGCCGACCGCAGCCTGGTAGGTTTCGTGGGCGTTGGCGACCTGCGCCGGATCGGGGCCGAATTCGTGCGCGATGATGCGCAGGAAGCCGTGGCGCTGGGCGTCGTCCAGGTGCAGGTAGGTTTCGGCCAGGCGCGCCGCGCGCAGCCGGGTGGAGACTTCGCCGCCGCGCCCTTCGGCGCACTCCTGCAGCTGGCGGCGGATGTGCTCGGGGTCTTTCGTGACGGTTTCCCGGCCCAGGTGGGCGGCGTTGGCCACCAGCTCGCGCACTTTGGACAGGCTGCGCGAAACCAGTCCGGATCCCGTCATCGATGTCTCCCGCTCAATGGTTTGGCATGGGGTCTTGTTCTGTTCTGGCCGTCATCATAACGTGCGCGTGCGACGCGTGTCAGCGAGCAGCGCGGCGCCGGCGAGCACCATCGGCAGGCACAGCCACTGGGCGGTCGACAGGCCTAGCGCGAGGGTGCCGAAAATGCCCGGGTCGGGGGTGCGGAAGAACTCGGCGGCAAAGCGCAGGCTGCCGTAGCCGACCAGGAACACGGCCGATACCGCACGCAGCGGCCGTGGACTGGCGGCGTAGAACCACAGGATCGCGAACAGCAGCAGACCTTCGCCCGCCGCCTGGTAGAGCTGCGAGGGGTGGCGCGGCGCGGCGTCCACCCACGGGAAGACCATCGCCCACGGCAACTCGCCGGCGACCGGCCGGCCCCACAGCTCGCCGTTGATGAAGTTGCCGATGCGCCCGGCGGCGAGCCCGGTCGGCACCAGCGGGGCGATGAAGTCGGTGACCTGCCAGAAGCCCTTGCCGTGCCGGCGCCCGTACCACCACATCGCCACCAGCACGCCGAGAAAGCCGCCGTGAAAGCTCATCCCGCCCTTCCACACGGCGAGGATCTCGCCGGGGTGGGCGAGATAGTAGGCGGGCTGGAAGAACAGCACTTCGCCCAGGCGCCCGCCCAGGATCACGCCGATCACGCCGTACAGCAGCAGATCGTCGATCGCCTGCGCGTTCCAGCCGAGTTCGGGCCGGCGGCGGGCGTGGGCGCGGCCGAGGACGACGAAGAGGATGAAGCCGGCGAGGTACATCAGCCCGTACCAGCGCACCGAGAGCGGGCCGAGGGAGAAGGCGATGGGGTCGAATTGGGGGTGGACCAGCATCGGTACGGATTCCTTGGAGAGCGGCGGGCCTGCGGCGCAGGCGGGTTGCAGGGAGCCGGTTCGAGTCGATCGTCAGCGCCGGAGTTCGCCGTGGCCGGGGCGGCCGTGCTCCGCCGGGCGGGGGCCGGGCGGCGGGATCGGGGTCAGTCGAACTGGCGGCGGAAAGTATCGAAGTCGTGGCGCAGGGTCTCGAGCGCCGCCCGCAGGCTGCGCACTTCGTCTTCCAGTTCGGCGACCCGGCCACGGCCGCCGCTGGCTGCGCTCTGGGCCTCGGCCATCTCCTGCACCGCGGCGTCGCCGCCGAGCAGATGGACGTGGCGGGTTTCCTTGGTGCCGGGCGCGCGCGGCAGCGCGGTGGCGAGCGGCGGATATTTTTCCGCCAGGTGTTCGAGCACGGCGTCCACCGCAGCGGTGTCGTCGAAGCGGTGCAGGCGCTCGCAGCGCTGGCGCAGCTCGCCCGCGGTCTGCGCGCCGCGCAGCATCAGGATCGCCAGCACCGCCTGCTCGGCCGGTGGCAGCGAGTGGCGCAGGCGCACGAGGTGTTCGTACTTCGCCACGCGGGCGCTGGCCTGGTCGCGTTTCGACGCCAGGCGGCGGGTGATCAGGCGGTCGACGGCGGCCTGCACTTCGGTCTCGGACAGGTTCATCACCGGCTCGCGCGCGGTGAGCTGGTTGCAGCCGGTGGTGATGGCGTTGATCGACAGCGGATAGTTGTCGGGGGTGATGAAGGATTTCTCGATCAGCACGCCGAGGACGCGAACCTCCGCAGGGTCGAGGTCGAAGCCGGCTTCCGGCGCGGCCGCATCGGAACGAAGGGGGGCGGAGTCGGCTGCGGGCGGGGAAATGTGCATGAGGGCTCCTGGCGGGTGACGAGATCCGGGATGATACGCATGCTTCGCGGTGCGCGTTAGAATCGCCTTCTTTCCCGCAGATTTCCCGGAGCGCCGTCATGCCCCAATATCGTTCCCGTACTTCCACCGCCGGTCGCAACATGGCGGGCGCGCGCGCGCTGTGGCGCGCCACCGGCATGAAGGACGGCGACTTCGACAAGCCGATCATCGCCATCGCCAACAGCTTCACCCAGTTCGTCCCCGGCCACGTGCACCTGAAGGACCTCGGCCAGCTCGTCGCGCGCGAGATCGAGGCCGCCGGCGGGGTGGCCAAGGAATTCAACACCATCGCCGTCGACGACGGCATCGCCATGGGCCACGGCGGCATGCTGTACTCGCTGCCTTCGCGCGAGCTGATCGCCGACAGCGTCGAATACATGGTCAATGCCCATACCGCCGATGCGCTGGTGTGCATCTCGAACTGCGACAAGATCACCCCGGGGATGCTGATGGCGGCGCTGCGCCTGAACATCCCGGCGATCTTCGTCTCCGGCGGGCCGATGGAGGCGGGCAAGGTCAAGTGGGAAGCGAAGGTGATCTCGCTTGACCTGGTGGACGCGATGGTCAAGGCTGCCGACAAGAACTGCTCGGACGAGGAAGTCGATGCCATCGAGCGCTCGGCCTGTCCGACCTGCGGCTCGTGCTCGGGGATGTTCACCGCCAACTCGATGAACTGCCTGACCGAGGCGCTCGGCCTGTCGCTGCCCGGTAACGGCACCACGCTCGCCACCCACGCCGACCGCGAGCAGCTGTTCCGCGAGGCCGGGCGCACCATCGTCGGCCTCGCCCGGCGCTGGTACGAGGACGACGACGCCGCGGTGCTGCCGCGCTCGATCGCCAGCTTCGAGGCGTTCGAGAACGCGATCAGCCTCGACGTGGCGATGGGCGGCTCGACCAACACCGTGCTCCACCTGCTCGCCGCCGCGCGCGAGGCCGGGGTCGATTTCACGATGAAGGACATCGATCGCATCAGCCGCCGCGTGCCCTGCCTGTGCAAGGTTGCGCCCGCGGTCGCCGACGTGCATATCGAGGACGTGCATCGCGCCGGCGGCATCATGGGCATTCTCGGCGAGCTCGACCGCGCCGGCCTGTTGCACCGCGACCTGCCGACCGTGCACAGCAAGACGATGGGCGAGGCGCTGGCGAAGTGGGACATCAAGCGCAATAGCGACGAGGCCGTGCACACCTTCTTCCGCGCCGCCCCCGGCGGGGTGCCGACCCAGGTCGCGTTCAGCCAGGACCGGCGCTGGAAGGCCGTGGATGCCGACCGCGAGAGCGGCATCATCCGCGACCAGGCGCACGCCTTCACCGCCGACGGCGGCCTCGCGGTGCTCTACGGCAACATCGCCGAGAAGGGCTGCATCGTGAAGACCGCCGGCGTGGACGAGTCGATCTGGACCTTCACCGGGCGCGCCCGCGTCTATGAGAGCCAGGAAGACGCGGTCGAGGGCATCCTCGGCGAGCAGGTGCAGGCCGGCGACGTCGTCGTGATCCGTTACGAAGGCCCCAAGGGCGGCCCCGGCATGCAGGAGATGCTGTACCCGACCTCCTACCTCAAGAGTCGCGGCCTCGGCGCACAGTGCGCGCTGCTCACCGACGGCCGTTTTTCCGGGGGCACTTCCGGGCTGTCGATCGGCCATGCTTCGCCGGAGGCGGCCTGCGGCGGCGCGATCGCCCTGGTCGAGGACGGCGACACGATCGAGATCGACATTCCCAACCGCCGCATCCACCTCGCCGTCACCGACGAGACGCTCGCCGCCCGCCGCGCCGCGATGGTGGCCAGGGGCAGTGCAGCGTGGAAGCCGGTCAGCCGCCAGCGCACCGTTTCCGCCGCCTTGCAGTCCTACGCCGCGCTCACCACCTCGGCCGATACCGGTGCGGTGCGCGATGTCGGCCAGCTCCAGCGCTGATTGACCCTGTCCCAGGCCCTCACTACCATCGCCCCATGGATACCGAACTTGCACAACTCGAAGCCCAGCTCGAGCAACTGATCAGCGTGTACGATCGCCTGAAGGCCGACAACGCCGAGCTGCGCGGGCGCGTCGCACGGCTGGAGGCCGAAAACCATCAGCTCTCGGACAAGGTCCGGCTCGCCGCCGACCGCATCGAGGCGCTGCTCGACAACCTGCCGGAGGCCTGAAACCGTGTCGATCGACCATCTGGACGTGACGCTGCTCGGGAAGGAGTACCGGGTTTCGTGCACTCCCGGGAGCCGCGAGGACCTGCTCGCAACCGTAGCGTATCTTGACGATAAGTTCAGCGAACTTGGAGCGAAAACGCATTCTTCCGGCGAAAAGCTCGCGGTCATGACTGCGCTCAATATCGCCCACGAGTTCCTCCAGTACCAGCGCGGAAACGGGTTTGACATGCCGGGCGTGAAGCGTAGAATCGGACTCATGAAAGCACGCCTCGACGGGGTGCTGGCCCAGCAGGAAAAGCTCTTCTGAGCCGTCTGGTCCATCCCTCGAAACGGGTGTTGCTTCGGCAAAACAACGATAATTCGCTGTGTGCGCTGGCCGGAAAAGCGTCTTCCGGCCAGCGCAAGACGGCAACGATCAATCCCCTGCAGTGTTCGTCGAAGTCGTAGATTCCTTGAACCAATAGTCGAAAGACTTGGTTGCCGACCATCGATGCCGCTGGTGTGAACGCCCCTTCGCGGGTGATCCTGAAGCGGAAGGAACGCGACCTCCCTGAACCCCAGGTTCAGGATGCCCGGCGGAGACGGCACAGGCGGGGGACCTCACCCGGAAAGGGCGCGATGAGCGATCATCGCGCCCTTTTTTTCAGGTGTCAGGCAGCGGATGCCGGTGTTGCGCTGCAAAATCTTTACGCTATCTTTACGTGCGAACGCATAGCATCCGCGGCGTTTCCATCACTTCCGCGGCCGCCGTTTCCGGCTGTCGCGTTCGCCGCAATGCACGTCTACCTTCCGGTCATCGGTGCGCTGGGCCTGGTGCTGATGCTGTTCGGGCTGGTGATGGGCTTCCCGCTCGCGGTGTCCTTCGCCCTCGGCGACGGCGCCATCGCGGCTTACGACCAGGCCATTGTCGCCACATTCGCCTGCGGGCTGGCGATGTGGGCGGCGGCGCGCGGGACGCGGCGCGACCTCCATGTGTCCGACGGTTTCCTGCTGGTGGCCGCGACCTGGCTGGTGACGCCGGTGTTCGGTGCCTTGCCGCTGATGTTCTATCTGCCCGGGCTGTCCTTCACCGACGCCTATTTCGAGGCCGCTTCCGGGCTGACCACCACCGGCGCGACGGTGCTGACCGGGCTCGATGCGCTGCCGGTGTCGATCAACCTGTGGCGCACCTTCATGCATTGGATCGGTGGTATGGGCGTGATCGTGCTGATGGTCGCGGTGCTGCCGCTGCTGGGGATCGGCGGGCGGCAGATGTTCAAGGCCGAGACCCCGGGCCCAATGAAGGAAGCCGGCTTGACGCCGCGGATCGCCGAAACCGCGAAAGGCTTGTGGACGGTCTATGCACTGCTGACACTGGCCTGCGGAGTGGCGCTGTGGGGGGTTGGCATGCCGCCCTGGGAGGCGGTGATCCATGCCTTCTCGATCATGGGGCTGGGCGGGTTTTCGAGCAAGGACGCGAGCCTCGGTGGCTTTGGCAGCCTGCCGATCGAACTGGTGACGATGGCGTTCGCGCTGCTCGCGGGAATCAACTATGCGACGCACTACCTCGCGCTGGTGCGGCGCAGCCCGCAGGCCTATGCCAACGACCCCGAGCTGCGCTGGTTTTTCGGCGTGCTCGTCGTCACCGTCGGCTTCCTCACCTGGTATCTGCTTGGGATGGGGGCTTATGTTGATCCGGCGGTTGCGCTGCGCCATGTCGCCTTCCATGCCATTTCACTGGCGACCTCGCTCGGCCTGGCGACCTACGACTATGCTGCGTGGCCGATGTTCGCGCAGATCTGGATCCTCTTCCTCGGCAGCTTCGCCGCCTGTTCGGGGTCCACCGGCGGCGGCATCAAGATGATGCGCGCAATCATCCTGTACAAGCAGGTGTATCGCGAAATTACCCGTGCACTTCATCCGAATGCGGTGCTGCCGCTGCGCCTCGGTCGCCAGCCGGTCTCCGACAACGTGCTGCATGCGGTGCTCGCCTTCGGTTTCATGTACATGGTCAGCATCGTCTTGCTGACCTTGCTGCTGGCCGCCAGCGGGTTGGACTTGCTCACCGCCTTTTCGGGCGTCGTCGCCTGTCTCAACAACACCGGTCCCGGGCTCGCCGCGGTCGGGCCGGCGGGCAACTACCAGGGGCTGAGCGATTTTCAGACCTGGGTGCTGAGCTTTGCAATGATCCTCGGGCGCCTGGAGATCTTCACCCTGCTGGTGGTGCTGACGCCGACATTCTGGCGTCGCTGAGCGGATCGGAGCGGAGGCGGTAGCCGACCCCCGTCCGGGTGTGCGTGAATATGCACGATCATATTGATTCAGTCCCAGGCGCTCGCCTCCGCCATTGTCTGGCCATCCGAAATGTCGTCGCATGACGAAGCTTTATTTTTCCCGATTGGCAATGCATTTCGCGAATGCAGTTTAGGTTGTAGTTTGCGGATTGATTAAGAATGTCAATGGTATTGCTCCGGTTTTCTGTAAAAAATATTTTCATGGCAATCCCCCTGCCCGCCAAAAGGCTAAGGTTCGCGCCCAGTTTTGCCGTAATGGCACAGCCGGTCGGCGCACCTTTCCGACCGTCCTGAAAAGGGTAAACCCGTCGAAAGGCGGGGACGCAAAGTCACCGGTTTAAAAGGCTTCGGCCTCATGACAGCGGGACTGCCAGGTTATGAAAATCCGGGCGGATCGAGAGATCCGCGCCGCGTCACCTGTTCGCCGCGCCGAGGCGCGGAGTCTGCAGTACTCCCTGTTGTGTCGAGAGTTTTACAGGGAGCAATGCAATGAAATCGACCACCACCATAAACAGGGTGCGCCGCCGCGCAAGCTGGCTGGCGCGCCTGGCCGGCGCCGCTTTGTTCACCGCGCTGCTGGCGTTGTCATCCGCGCCCATGGTTGCGGCCGCGCCCGCGGTGACGGCTGACGGCAGCGAAGCCGTGCTCGACTCCGCGCGGATTTCCCGGGTCGTGCGTGCTGCCGAACAGCTGACCGAGTCCCTCCCGCGGCTGCATGCCCAGTATCGCGCCGCATCCGCCCAGCAGCAGGGCGCACGGCTCGATGAACTCGTTGCGGTGGTTGCACAGCGCAAGGCCCTCCTTCTTGAACTCATCGAGAACGACCCTGCCTCCGCCCTGCGGCTCGCCCTCACCCCCAGCGCGCGCGCCGGCATGCCTTCCCAGGTGCAGGACGCCCTCGAGCGGCATGTGGAACTGGAGGGCGAACTGGAAGTGTTCTATGAAGAGTACCCAAACCAGCAGGCCCGGCTGAGCAATTACCTCCGTACTCCCCAGGGCGAACGAATTTCCCTGCATTTCAAGGCCCAGCCTCCGGGGCTGGTGAGCGGCACCCAGGTCCGCGCCAAAGGGCTCCTGCTCGATCGCGTAATGGCCCTGGAGTCGGGCGATGGCAGCCTGACCCTGGCCGCCAAGGGAGGCGCGAAGGGTGGCAGCAATGGCGGGGAGCCGGCTCCGGGGCCGAGCGCCATGGGAGAGCACCGGACCCTGGTGGTGCTGGTCAACTTCCAGGACAACCCGATCCAGCCCTACTCCCCCGACTTCGCGAAAACCGTACTGACGACGACAAACGAGTATTTCCAGGAAAATTCGCAGCAGCAGATGTGGCTCAACACCGACGTTGCGGGCTGGTTCACGATCGCCAACAGCTCCAGCGTGTGTGACTACTGGACGATTGCCGCCCAGGCCCAGGATGCCGCTTCGGCGGCGGGCTACGATCTGTCCGCCTATACGCACCTCGTCTATGCCTTCCCCCAGATTGCCTGCGGCTGGTGGGGGCTGTCGTCGGTGGGGGGCAACCCGTCGAACACCTGGATCACCGGGGAGCTCAAGATCGGGGTTACGGCGCATGAGCTTGGCCATGCCATCGGCTTGTTCCACTCGCATTCGCTCGAGTGCGGTGCCGACATCCTCGGGGCGAGCTGCACGACTTATGAATACGGCGATCAGATGGACATGATGGGTTCCTCGAGCGCCGGCCACTACAACGCCTTCCAGAAGGAGCGTCTGGGCTGGCTGAATACCTCGGCGTCGCCGGAGGTCACGACCGTCACCAGCGATGGCGTGTTCATGCTCGAGCCGTACGCTGCCGGCGGAACCGGGCCGAAGGCGCTCAAGATTCCGAAGGCCATCGATCCGGCGACCGGGCAGCAGGCCTGGTACTACGTCGAGTTCCGCCAGGCCGTGGGCTTCGACAGCGTGCTCGCGGGCAACACCAACGTCCTCAACGGCGTGCTGATCCATACCGGGACGGACGGTAACGGCAATAGCGTCAATCTCCTCGACATGACGCCGAATAGCGGAAGCTCGGCGTACTGGGACTGGAAAGACCCCGCGCTGACGGTCGGCGGAACGTTCGAGGATCCGGCCACCGGGGTGAGCATCACCGTGGAGGCGGTGTCCACCACCCAGGCGCAGGTCAGCGTGCGGTTCGGGGCAGGGTCCGCCGAGCAGCTGAGCGCCGCGGGCTCGACCAGCCAGTCGAGCTACCTGCGGGGGCAGACGGTCTACCTGAGCGCGGACGTGAGCGCTGGCGGCGTGCCAGTGGCCGGTGCCGCGGTGTCTTTCACCGTGACCAAGGCCAACGGTTCGCAGGTCAAAGGCAGCGCGACGACCGGAAGCGATGGCAAGGCCCTGTACCAGTTCCAGCTCAAGAAGCCGGACCCCGTCGGCACGTATCAGGCGGGCATGGTCGCGTCGCTCAACGGGCAGTCCGCGA
Proteins encoded in this window:
- a CDS encoding TrkH family potassium uptake protein, which produces MHVYLPVIGALGLVLMLFGLVMGFPLAVSFALGDGAIAAYDQAIVATFACGLAMWAAARGTRRDLHVSDGFLLVAATWLVTPVFGALPLMFYLPGLSFTDAYFEAASGLTTTGATVLTGLDALPVSINLWRTFMHWIGGMGVIVLMVAVLPLLGIGGRQMFKAETPGPMKEAGLTPRIAETAKGLWTVYALLTLACGVALWGVGMPPWEAVIHAFSIMGLGGFSSKDASLGGFGSLPIELVTMAFALLAGINYATHYLALVRRSPQAYANDPELRWFFGVLVVTVGFLTWYLLGMGAYVDPAVALRHVAFHAISLATSLGLATYDYAAWPMFAQIWILFLGSFAACSGSTGGGIKMMRAIILYKQVYREITRALHPNAVLPLRLGRQPVSDNVLHAVLAFGFMYMVSIVLLTLLLAASGLDLLTAFSGVVACLNNTGPGLAAVGPAGNYQGLSDFQTWVLSFAMILGRLEIFTLLVVLTPTFWRR
- a CDS encoding metallopeptidase domain-containing protein, which codes for MKSTTTINRVRRRASWLARLAGAALFTALLALSSAPMVAAAPAVTADGSEAVLDSARISRVVRAAEQLTESLPRLHAQYRAASAQQQGARLDELVAVVAQRKALLLELIENDPASALRLALTPSARAGMPSQVQDALERHVELEGELEVFYEEYPNQQARLSNYLRTPQGERISLHFKAQPPGLVSGTQVRAKGLLLDRVMALESGDGSLTLAAKGGAKGGSNGGEPAPGPSAMGEHRTLVVLVNFQDNPIQPYSPDFAKTVLTTTNEYFQENSQQQMWLNTDVAGWFTIANSSSVCDYWTIAAQAQDAASAAGYDLSAYTHLVYAFPQIACGWWGLSSVGGNPSNTWITGELKIGVTAHELGHAIGLFHSHSLECGADILGASCTTYEYGDQMDMMGSSSAGHYNAFQKERLGWLNTSASPEVTTVTSDGVFMLEPYAAGGTGPKALKIPKAIDPATGQQAWYYVEFRQAVGFDSVLAGNTNVLNGVLIHTGTDGNGNSVNLLDMTPNSGSSAYWDWKDPALTVGGTFEDPATGVSITVEAVSTTQAQVSVRFGAGSAEQLSAAGSTSQSSYLRGQTVYLSADVSAGGVPVAGAAVSFTVTKANGSQVKGSATTGSDGKALYQFQLKKPDPVGTYQAGMVASLNGQSATTAVSFSVQ
- a CDS encoding YceH family protein — translated: MHISPPAADSAPLRSDAAAPEAGFDLDPAEVRVLGVLIEKSFITPDNYPLSINAITTGCNQLTAREPVMNLSETEVQAAVDRLITRRLASKRDQASARVAKYEHLVRLRHSLPPAEQAVLAILMLRGAQTAGELRQRCERLHRFDDTAAVDAVLEHLAEKYPPLATALPRAPGTKETRHVHLLGGDAAVQEMAEAQSAASGGRGRVAELEDEVRSLRAALETLRHDFDTFRRQFD
- the ilvD gene encoding dihydroxy-acid dehydratase, producing the protein MPQYRSRTSTAGRNMAGARALWRATGMKDGDFDKPIIAIANSFTQFVPGHVHLKDLGQLVAREIEAAGGVAKEFNTIAVDDGIAMGHGGMLYSLPSRELIADSVEYMVNAHTADALVCISNCDKITPGMLMAALRLNIPAIFVSGGPMEAGKVKWEAKVISLDLVDAMVKAADKNCSDEEVDAIERSACPTCGSCSGMFTANSMNCLTEALGLSLPGNGTTLATHADREQLFREAGRTIVGLARRWYEDDDAAVLPRSIASFEAFENAISLDVAMGGSTNTVLHLLAAAREAGVDFTMKDIDRISRRVPCLCKVAPAVADVHIEDVHRAGGIMGILGELDRAGLLHRDLPTVHSKTMGEALAKWDIKRNSDEAVHTFFRAAPGGVPTQVAFSQDRRWKAVDADRESGIIRDQAHAFTADGGLAVLYGNIAEKGCIVKTAGVDESIWTFTGRARVYESQEDAVEGILGEQVQAGDVVVIRYEGPKGGPGMQEMLYPTSYLKSRGLGAQCALLTDGRFSGGTSGLSIGHASPEAACGGAIALVEDGDTIEIDIPNRRIHLAVTDETLAARRAAMVARGSAAWKPVSRQRTVSAALQSYAALTTSADTGAVRDVGQLQR
- a CDS encoding cell division protein ZapA, with the translated sequence MSIDHLDVTLLGKEYRVSCTPGSREDLLATVAYLDDKFSELGAKTHSSGEKLAVMTALNIAHEFLQYQRGNGFDMPGVKRRIGLMKARLDGVLAQQEKLF
- the lgt gene encoding prolipoprotein diacylglyceryl transferase codes for the protein MLVHPQFDPIAFSLGPLSVRWYGLMYLAGFILFVVLGRAHARRRPELGWNAQAIDDLLLYGVIGVILGGRLGEVLFFQPAYYLAHPGEILAVWKGGMSFHGGFLGVLVAMWWYGRRHGKGFWQVTDFIAPLVPTGLAAGRIGNFINGELWGRPVAGELPWAMVFPWVDAAPRHPSQLYQAAGEGLLLFAILWFYAASPRPLRAVSAVFLVGYGSLRFAAEFFRTPDPGIFGTLALGLSTAQWLCLPMVLAGAALLADTRRTRTL